A window of Rhododendron vialii isolate Sample 1 chromosome 13a, ASM3025357v1 contains these coding sequences:
- the LOC131313963 gene encoding uncharacterized protein LOC131313963, translating to MDEYEILEDSMSLEQTHGVEIISQNSPVAVGSQKQTIRGKGFTMVEDEALCRAYLAISQDPIIGTNQTMANLWERIRLCFSSQADVNCNRTAVSLMKRWSKIQKAVSKFCGFLAQVERRQKSGTGEKEKMAEAKRMFSIDERNKSFMFESCWEILRHSCKWDEIMTPSQKPTVQTATSSNPSTGTPTSLESELDLDQQPSREGVNRPSGIKAALESRRKKVIDDVKFEQTAANLSQIINVLTGISSRGIEREQQKATDRQKKAEDREAQLYYLAERNEREQRKEDHIIMSMDMSNLTPMQRAYYEQRQQQIIARTGML from the exons ATGGATGAATATGAAATTCTTGAGGATTCTATGAGTCTGGAACAAACTCATGGAGTAGAAATTATATCGCAAAATTCTCCTGTGGCAGTAGGAAGCCAAAAGCAAACGATTCGTGGTAAAGGATTTACCATGGTGGAGGATGAGGCTCTGTGTCGAGCTTATTTGGCTATCTCACAAGATCCAATTATAGGCACTAATCAGACCATGGCGAATTTGTGGGAGCGTATACGATTGTGTTTCTCTTCCCAAGCAGATGTTAACTGCAATAGAACCGCTGTTTCTTTAATGAAACGGTGGtcgaaaattcaaaaagctGTGAGCAAATTTTGTGGTTTTCTTGCCCAAGTAGAAAGAAGGCAAAAAAGTGGAACCGGAGAAAAGGAGAAG ATGGCCGAGGCTAAACGTATGTTTAGTATTGATGAACGTAATAAGTCATTCATGTTTGAATCTTGTTGGGAAATATTGCGCCACAGTTGTAAGTGGGATGAAATAATGACACCATCGCAAAAACCTACGGTCCAAACAGCAACTTCTTCAAATCCTTCCACTGGTACTCCAACATCCCTTGAATCTGAGCTAGATTTGGACCAACAACCTTCAAGAGAGGGAGTAAACCGACCAAGTGGTATAAAAGCCGCTCTCGAATCACGAAGGAAGAAGGTGATTGATGATGTTAAGTTTGAGCAAACGGCAGCAAACCTGAGTCAAATAATAAATGTCTTGACTGGTATCTCCTCGCGAGGTATTGAACGAGAGCAACAAAAAGCTACTGATCGTCAAAAGAAGGCCGAGGATAGGGAGGCACAGCTATACTACTTGGCAGAAAGGAATGAAAGGGAGCAAAGGAAGGAGGATCATATCATAATGTCAATGGACATGTCAAACTTAACTCCTATGCAGAGAGCTTACTATGAGCAGCGTCAACAACAAATCATTGCTCGAACTGGGATGCTTTAA
- the LOC131313964 gene encoding uncharacterized protein LOC131313964, whose protein sequence is MEPSKYSALSSSSSSSSSSDDSDEEIAIATLVGLYEANNGLMLEMVRENTRKCKQWGGSVPGRKYYRRERVAGHDRLVADYFSEYPVFSPSVFRRRFRMRRDLFVRILNAIEEHNPYFVQKLDACQVRGLSSLQKMTSSMRMLAYGMPADATDEYLRLGESTTIECFNHFCQSIIEKFGDVYLRSPTADDVSKLLAVGEARGFPGMLGSLDCMHWEWKNCPTAWKGAYCGHVKKPTMILEVVASYDLWIWHAFFGMPGSHNDLNVLDRSPLFDELVQGRAPPANYSINGHAYNMGYYLADGIYPPWATLVQTISSPQGAKKQHFSMMQESTRKDVERAFGVLQARFAIIKGPARFWGRKMLGKIMKTCIILHNMIIEDEGESCTDFTYTSERNQPVAISRERDDNFESFLSRHVGIRNKDAHHTLRNDLVEHLWQRHGEM, encoded by the coding sequence ATGGAGCCTTCTAAATATTCCGcactttcttcttcatcatcatcatcctcctcTTCTGATGATAGTGATGAAGAAATAGCCATAGCCACACTTGTAGGTCTCTATGAGGCAAATAATGGCTTAATGCTAGAAATGGTGcgagaaaatacaagaaaatgcaAGCAATGGGGAGGCTCTGTTCCGGGACGGAAATACTACCGACGCGAAAGAGTAGCGGGTCACGATCGACTAGTTGCGGATTATTTTTCCGAATATCCAGTTTTCTCGCCATCGGTATTTCGTAGACGCTTTCGGATGAGACGTGATCTATTTGTGAGGATTCTGAATGCTATTGAAGAACATAATCCCTACTTTGTTCAAAAGCTAGATGCATGCCAGGTACGTGGACTATCCTCCCTTCAAAAAATGACATCCTCAATGAGAATGCTCGCCTATGGAATGCCGGCCGATGCAACTGATGAGTACTTACGTTTAGGAGAAAGCACTACAATTGAATGCTTCAACCATTTTTGTCAATCGATTATCGAAAAATTTGGCGATGTGTATTTAAGATCTCCAACGGCAGATGACGTTAGTAAATTGCTTGCTGTTGGGGAGGCTCGCGGATTTCCCGGAATGTTAGGAAGTTTGGACTGCATGCATTGGGAGTGGAAGAATTGTCCGACGGCATGGAAAGGTGCCTATTGCGGTCATGTTAAAAAACCTACAATGATTCTTGAAGTCGTTGCTTCTTATGACTTGTGGATTTGGCATGCCTTTTTTGGAATGCCAGGATCCCACAATGATCTCAATGTCTTAGATCGTTCTCCTCTTTTTGATGAACTTGTCCAAGGGCGAGCTCCTCCCGCTAATTACTCTATCAATGGACATGCCTATAATATGGGATACTACCTAGCGGACGGCATATATCCTCCATGGGCAACATTGGTTCAAACTATTTCATCTCCTCAAGGAGCCAAAAAACAGCACTTTTCAATGATGCAAGAGTCAACAAGAAAGGATGTGGAGCGGGCATTTGGGGTTCTACAAGCACGATTTGCAATCATAAAAGGACCGGCACGATTTTGGGGTCGAAAAATGCTTGGGAAAATCATGAAGACGTGCATTATTTTGCACAATATGATCATCGAGGATGAGGGAGAGAGTTGTACTGATTTTACTTATACATCAGAGAGGAACCAACCAGTGGCAATTTCGCGGGAACGTGATgataattttgaatcatttctaTCTCGTCATGTCGGAATTAGAAACAAGGATGCTCATCACACTCTCCGCAATGACTTAGTTGAGCATCTTTGGCAACGACATGGAGAGATGTAG
- the LOC131313681 gene encoding oligopeptide transporter 1-like isoform X1: MDFSASPKELKPETLDTDEVNDSPIEQVRLTVPITDDPTLPCLTFRTWFLGTISCALLAFLNQFFGYRQNALYISSVSAQIVVLPIGKLMAAYLPTRSIRIPKTKWSFSLNPGPFNLKEHVLITIFANSGSNSVYAVGIITIVKAFYHRELHPFAAMLLTQTTQMLGYGWAGIFRKFLVDSPHMWWPANLVQVSLFRALHDVERRPKGGLTRLQFFIVVLVSSFSYYVVPNYLFPSITAISVVCLIWKNSVTAQQVGSGLKGLGIGSFALDWSTVAGFLGSPLATPGFAIINILVGYVLIVYIVIPIAYWNNLFEARRFPLFSSHVYDATGRPYNVSLVLNETTFDFNRQGYDDYSKIHLSIFFVFAYGLSFATLAATLSHVALFHGRSIWEQTKASFQHKYGDVHTRLMKKNYDQVPQWWFYSILVLVVALAMFACEGFGRQLQLPYWGVLLAMSLALVFTLPIGVITATTNQSPGLNVITELIIGFMYPGRPLANVTFKTYGFISMTQAIMFLSDFKLGHYMKIPPKSMFVVQLVGTVIASSVYFGTAWWLITTVENICDPTKLPQGSPWTCPGDDVFYNASIIWGVVGPLRMFGRLGLYPKMNYFFLIGILAPIPVWVLSRVFPDKKWIKLINMPILIGGAGGFFPARAVNYMCWLSVGIFFNFVVYRRFKAWWARHNYILSAGLDAGVAFMAILCYFTLQSHNINGISWWGLDLDDHCPLASCPTAPGIKVANPKCPVFH, from the exons ATGGATTTCTCAGCTAGTCCCAAGGAACTTAAGCCAGAGACTCTGGACACTG ATGAGGTAAATGATTCTCCAATTGAGCAAGTTCGCCTCACAGTGCCAATAACAGATGATCCGACACTGCCTTGCTTGACATTCCGGACATGGTTTTTGGGGACTATTTCATGCGCCCTTCTGGCATTCTTGAACCAATTCTTTGGCTACCGCCAAAACGCGCTATACATATCGTCTGTTTCAGCCCAAATTGTAGTACTTCCGATTGGGAAGCTGATGGCAGCATATCTACCAACCAGGAGTATACGAATCCCAAAGACAAAATGGTCCTTCTCTTTGAACCCAGGGCCTTTCAACTTGAAAGAGCATGTCCTTATCACCATTTTCGCGAATTCTGGTTCGAATTCAGTTTATGCAGTGGGTATTATTACTATAGTGAAGGCCTTCTACCACAGGGAACTTCATCCTTTTGCAGCCATGTTGTTAACACAAACTACCCAG ATGCTTGGATATGGATGGGCTGGTATTTTCAGAAAGTTTCTAGTTGATTCTCCACACATGTGGTGGCCTGCTAATCTGGTTCAGGTCTCCCTCTTCAG AGCATTGCATGATGTTGAGAGAAGGCCAAAAGGAGGTTTGACGCGACTCCAGTTCTTCATTGTAGTCCTTGTATCTAGCTTCTCATACTACGTGGTTCCAAACTATCTGTTCCCATCCATAACTGCTATCTCTGTCGTTTGTTTGATATGGAAGAACTCGGTAACAGCTCAACAAGTTGGTTCTGGTCTAAAGGGCCTCGGTATTGGCTCATTCGCACTTGATTGGTCAACGGTAGCAGGTTTCCTAGGAAGCCCTCTTGCCACTCCTGGATTCGCAATTATTAACATACTGGTTGGCTACGTATTGATTGTGTACATAGTCATCCCTATTGCCTATTGGAACAACTTGTTTGAAGCAAGGCGATTTCCACTTTTCTCTTCACACGTTTATGATGCCACCGGAAGGCCCTACAATGTTTCCCTTGTTTTGAATGAGACAACATTTGATTTCAATCGCCAGGGATATGATGATTATAGCAAGATTCATCTGAGTATCTTCTTTGTATTTGCTTATGGTCTAAGCTTTGCAACATTGGCTGCTACGTTATCTCATGTCGCTCTCTTCCATGGGAG GTCTATCTGGGAACAAACAAAGGCATCATTCCAACATAAGTACGGGGATGTCCACACAAGGCTGATGAAGAAAAACTATGATCAAGTACCTCAGTGGTGGTTTTACTCAATCCTGGTGTTGGTAGTTGCACTAGCCATGTTTGCTTGTGAAGGGTTTGGAAGACAATTACAGCTTCCTTACTGGGGAGTTTTACTGGCAATGTCCTTGGCCCTGGTTTTCACATTGCCTATTGGTGTCATTACAGCCACCACAAATCAG TCACCAGGACTTAATGTAATCACGGAGCTTATCATCGGTTTCATGTACCCTGGGAGACCTCTTGCCAATGTTACCTTCAAAACCTATGGTTTCATAAGCATGACACAAGCAATAATGTTTCTATCTGATTTCAAGCTGGGTCATTACATGAAAATACCTCCAAAGTCCATGTTTGTTGTCCAG TTAGTGGGAACTGTAATTGCATCGTCAGTGTACTTTGGAACGGCATGGTGGCTGATCACCACTGTAGAAAACATCTGCGACCCAACTAAATTGCCTCAGGGAAGCCCATGGACATGTCCAGGAGACGATGTTTTCTACAATGCGTCAATCATCTGGGGTGTGGTTGGTCCGCTTCGCATGTTTGGACGTCTTGGATTATACCCTAAGATGAACTACTTCTTTCTCATTGGAATTTTGGCACCTATCCCAGTTTGGGTACTATCTCGCGTATTTCCTGACAAAAAATGGATAAAGCTCATAAACATGCCTATTTTGATAGGAGGAGCCGGGGGTTTCTTCCCTGCTAGGGCGGTGAACTACATGTGCTGGTTGTCTGTGGgcatttttttcaacttcgtGGTGTATAGGAGGTTCAAGGCATGGTGGGCAAGGCACAACTACATTCTATCTGCTGGACTCGATGCTGGGGTCGCGTTCATGGCTATTTTGTGCTATTTCACATTGCAAAGTCACAATATCAATGGGATAAGCTGGTGGGGGTTGGATTTAGATGATCATTGCCCTCTTGCAAGTTGCCCCACTGCCCCTGGTATAAAGGTTGCTAATCCAAAGTGTCCAGTTTTCCATTGA
- the LOC131313681 gene encoding oligopeptide transporter 5-like isoform X2, with translation MDFSASPKELKPETLDTDEVNDSPIEQVRLTVPITDDPTLPCLTFRTWFLGTISCALLAFLNQFFGYRQNALYISSVSAQIVVLPIGKLMAAYLPTRSIRIPKTKWSFSLNPGPFNLKEHVLITIFANSGSNSVYAVGIITIVKAFYHRELHPFAAMLLTQTTQMLGYGWAGIFRKFLVDSPHMWWPANLVQVSLFRALHDVERRPKGGLTRLQFFIVVLVSSFSYYVVPNYLFPSITAISVVCLIWKNSVTAQQVGSGLKGLGIGSFALDWSTVAGFLGSPLATPGFAIINILVGYVLIVYIVIPIAYWNNLFEARRFPLFSSHVYDATGRPYNVSLVLNETTFDFNRQGYDDYSKIHLSIFFVFAYGLSFATLAATLSHVALFHGRSIWEQTKASFQHKYGDVHTRLMKKNYDQVPQWWFYSILVLVVALAMFACEGFGRQLQLPYWGVLLAMSLALVFTLPIGVITATTNQLVGTVIASSVYFGTAWWLITTVENICDPTKLPQGSPWTCPGDDVFYNASIIWGVVGPLRMFGRLGLYPKMNYFFLIGILAPIPVWVLSRVFPDKKWIKLINMPILIGGAGGFFPARAVNYMCWLSVGIFFNFVVYRRFKAWWARHNYILSAGLDAGVAFMAILCYFTLQSHNINGISWWGLDLDDHCPLASCPTAPGIKVANPKCPVFH, from the exons ATGGATTTCTCAGCTAGTCCCAAGGAACTTAAGCCAGAGACTCTGGACACTG ATGAGGTAAATGATTCTCCAATTGAGCAAGTTCGCCTCACAGTGCCAATAACAGATGATCCGACACTGCCTTGCTTGACATTCCGGACATGGTTTTTGGGGACTATTTCATGCGCCCTTCTGGCATTCTTGAACCAATTCTTTGGCTACCGCCAAAACGCGCTATACATATCGTCTGTTTCAGCCCAAATTGTAGTACTTCCGATTGGGAAGCTGATGGCAGCATATCTACCAACCAGGAGTATACGAATCCCAAAGACAAAATGGTCCTTCTCTTTGAACCCAGGGCCTTTCAACTTGAAAGAGCATGTCCTTATCACCATTTTCGCGAATTCTGGTTCGAATTCAGTTTATGCAGTGGGTATTATTACTATAGTGAAGGCCTTCTACCACAGGGAACTTCATCCTTTTGCAGCCATGTTGTTAACACAAACTACCCAG ATGCTTGGATATGGATGGGCTGGTATTTTCAGAAAGTTTCTAGTTGATTCTCCACACATGTGGTGGCCTGCTAATCTGGTTCAGGTCTCCCTCTTCAG AGCATTGCATGATGTTGAGAGAAGGCCAAAAGGAGGTTTGACGCGACTCCAGTTCTTCATTGTAGTCCTTGTATCTAGCTTCTCATACTACGTGGTTCCAAACTATCTGTTCCCATCCATAACTGCTATCTCTGTCGTTTGTTTGATATGGAAGAACTCGGTAACAGCTCAACAAGTTGGTTCTGGTCTAAAGGGCCTCGGTATTGGCTCATTCGCACTTGATTGGTCAACGGTAGCAGGTTTCCTAGGAAGCCCTCTTGCCACTCCTGGATTCGCAATTATTAACATACTGGTTGGCTACGTATTGATTGTGTACATAGTCATCCCTATTGCCTATTGGAACAACTTGTTTGAAGCAAGGCGATTTCCACTTTTCTCTTCACACGTTTATGATGCCACCGGAAGGCCCTACAATGTTTCCCTTGTTTTGAATGAGACAACATTTGATTTCAATCGCCAGGGATATGATGATTATAGCAAGATTCATCTGAGTATCTTCTTTGTATTTGCTTATGGTCTAAGCTTTGCAACATTGGCTGCTACGTTATCTCATGTCGCTCTCTTCCATGGGAG GTCTATCTGGGAACAAACAAAGGCATCATTCCAACATAAGTACGGGGATGTCCACACAAGGCTGATGAAGAAAAACTATGATCAAGTACCTCAGTGGTGGTTTTACTCAATCCTGGTGTTGGTAGTTGCACTAGCCATGTTTGCTTGTGAAGGGTTTGGAAGACAATTACAGCTTCCTTACTGGGGAGTTTTACTGGCAATGTCCTTGGCCCTGGTTTTCACATTGCCTATTGGTGTCATTACAGCCACCACAAATCAG TTAGTGGGAACTGTAATTGCATCGTCAGTGTACTTTGGAACGGCATGGTGGCTGATCACCACTGTAGAAAACATCTGCGACCCAACTAAATTGCCTCAGGGAAGCCCATGGACATGTCCAGGAGACGATGTTTTCTACAATGCGTCAATCATCTGGGGTGTGGTTGGTCCGCTTCGCATGTTTGGACGTCTTGGATTATACCCTAAGATGAACTACTTCTTTCTCATTGGAATTTTGGCACCTATCCCAGTTTGGGTACTATCTCGCGTATTTCCTGACAAAAAATGGATAAAGCTCATAAACATGCCTATTTTGATAGGAGGAGCCGGGGGTTTCTTCCCTGCTAGGGCGGTGAACTACATGTGCTGGTTGTCTGTGGgcatttttttcaacttcgtGGTGTATAGGAGGTTCAAGGCATGGTGGGCAAGGCACAACTACATTCTATCTGCTGGACTCGATGCTGGGGTCGCGTTCATGGCTATTTTGTGCTATTTCACATTGCAAAGTCACAATATCAATGGGATAAGCTGGTGGGGGTTGGATTTAGATGATCATTGCCCTCTTGCAAGTTGCCCCACTGCCCCTGGTATAAAGGTTGCTAATCCAAAGTGTCCAGTTTTCCATTGA